CTCGCCTGGCTTACCATCTCGTACACTTGACGCGAGCCCGGCGTGACGGTCAGGCTGACGTGGGGGTGGACGATTTTACCTTTCAGAACTTTCCCAACGACCATCAAATCGCGGAACGATGAATTCGTACAGCTTCCGACACACACCTGATCCACTCTTGTGCCCTCGACATCGCGCACCTTCACAACGTTGTCCGGGCTGTGGGGTTGGGCGATGAGCGGCTCCAGAGCATTCAGATCAAGCTCGATAAGCTCATCGTAGGTAGCGTCCGGGTCCGGCGCCAGGGGCTTCCAAACCTTGTCTCTCCCTTGCGCGCGCAAATACGCGCGTGTCAAGTCATCGCTGGGAAAAATGGAAGTGGTAGCGCCCAGCTCGGCACCCATGTTCGTAATCGTCGAGCGTTCAGGAACGCTCAGCGAGACAACACCCTCGCCAAAGTATTCGATAATCTTTCCCACGCCGCCTTTCACGGTGAGCCGGCGCAGCATTTCGAGGATGATATCCTTGCCGGAAACCCAGGGCTGGAGCTTGCCCTTCAGCCGGACACCGAGAATCTTGGGCATGGTGGTGTAGAACGGCCCGCCGCCCATGGCCACGGCCACGTCGAGTCCCCCCGCGCCGATGGCCAGCATGCCGGCGCCACCGCTCGTCGGCGTATGGCTGTCCGAGCCGAGCAGCGTTTGCCCCGGCGAGCTGAAACGCTCCAGGTGAACCTGGTGACAGATGCCGTTTCCCGGCCGGGAAAAGTGAATGCCGTATTTGGCCGCAATCGTCTGAAGGAAGCGGTGGTCATCGGCATTCTCAAACCCGGTCTGCAACATGTTGTGATCCACGTAGCTGACCGAAAGCTTGGTGCGCACCCGCGGGATGCCCATCGCCTCAAATTGCAAATAGGCCATCGTTCCGGTGGCGTCCTGGGTGAGCGTTTGGTCCACCCGGAGAGCGATCTCGGCCCCCGGCTCCATTTTGCCTTCCACAAGATGTTCTTCGATGATTTTGTAGGCGAGCGAACGGCCCATCTTTCCCCTCAACGAGAAGACAACGCTTCAGGACACGATGTGGAGCGGCAAAGTCACTTGACGTATTTAGAATAACATTCGCTCAGGAGCAAAGCAAGGAACCGCGCCGCGCTGCGCTCTGAAGATTCGTTGTTGAAACTTTTACTTAATCTCTACGTAGTGTGCCAGAACTTGTGGTTTTGGCGCACACGATTGAACCAGCTCATGCTTCGGTCTTTCAACCAACTGCGCAGGTATTCGAAGGCGGCTTTTGGGCACGCTTTCTTCGAGCGGTCTGACCTCGCCTGGGGGAACCAGAGACTGGAGAACCCGCGAGTGGCTCCAAGTTCGTACAGCAGTCCACTGATAGCAGCAGCAACGCTGTGGCTACGACCACGTCAAGAACAACTTCTTGATCACCGGCAAGCTGGCGCGCTATGGGCACCTTTTTCTGGTTCTGACGGGGCAAACGCAGGATCTGGCTCGTCCTCTTTATCAGCAGCTTCCTTCCGAGAAAACGTATCCGTCACGCGGTCTCACCGCACGAGCTTTTGATAGAGCTGGCGGGCGATGCGCTGGTGTTCCAGAAGCCTGTCCGTCAACGACGCGGCGGAAATGGACTTCCCCTGCCACCGGGTAAGCATTTCAGCCACCGCCGGCAAGTGGGGCCGTTCGGGGAGAGTATCGTGGGCCCGACCGGTCGCAAGTCGAATGGCATGATCCAGGCTGCGAAAGAAAGTGGCTGCCCCGCGAAGCCCGGCGGCGTCCTCAGCAGCGAGCGCACCTGCCTCTTCGAGCGCCCTGATCTGCTCAAGGGTATTTCTCGCCCCTGGCGTTGCTTTGGACCGCAACCCGGAAAACGCGAGCGCATAGTCCACGTCATAGAAGCCGCCCACGCCAGTCTTGAAATTGGGCTGTTTTGGATCGCCAGCAATTTCCTGCTCCAGCCGCTCCCGTATTTGACCGAGCGACGCTGCCAGGCCGGGATCGTTGCTGAACCGGTCGAGCAAAATGCCCTGTACCTCTTGCACCACCGCTTCGCCGAGCTGGCGATTGCCCGCGACGGGTCGCGCCTTCAGATAGGTAGCCGCTTCCCAGGCCTGCGCCTCGCGGCTGAAATATTGGCGGAGATAGCTTGCCGGTTGCACCAGGTCGCCTTGTCCGCCTCCGGGGCGAAGCCGCGCATCCACCGAGAGCACCGTGCCCTCGCGGGTATGGCTGCTCAAAAGATGAACGAACCGTTCAGCCAAGCGTCGCCACCCATCCCGTTCCTCAGCCGAGAGGTCCTCGGCAGCCACAAAAACAAGATCAGCGTCGGAGCCAATGTCCATTTCCTGCGTGCCGAGCCGGCCGAGCGCGAGGCAGGCGAAGGGTTGCCCCTCCGGGTTGACATCGCATTCGAATTTTTCCAGCAGGACGAGCTCCCACGCCTCGGTCAAGGCGCGTTCCGCCGCGCGCGAGATTCCCTCCAGTGTCTTCCACAATGACATATGCCCGGCGATGGATGCCGCGCCGAAATGAGTGAGCGCTGCGCGGTAATCGGCCCGCAGCGCCGAGAGGCGTGCCGGAAGAGAACATTCGGCAACCCTTTCCTCCGGACGTGCTGCCTGGACAAAAGTGGATCCAGCACAACCGGCCAGGAAATGGCAAATCTCTCTTGGATGGCGGGCAGCCAGGTCCGTCGCCCAATCACTCAGCGCAAAAATCGGAATCAACTTCGGAATAAGCTTGCGGTGAGCGTCCATCTGGTTCAGAGCCGACTCATTTTCAACCACTGCGGCGAGCGCCCGGCGAAGACGTCGCCGTCCCTGGTCGCTCAGCTCCAGCGAATCAATGGCGCTCGCCAGGGCCGGCCTCTTCTCCCGCAGGGTCGCGAACACGCCGGCATACAGGCTCTCCGGAGGAGCTAGGGAGGAGGCGGAAGGTTCCCGGATCCTCAGATCGGCTGCGGCGGACGGTGTTTCTTCGTGCAGGATCCTCTCGTAGATTTCCCGGACCTCGGTCAGGTGCTGCCGAAGCCGGTACACAAAGTGGTCGGCGAGCGCCTGGCCGCCTCCCCCGCCTCCCACTGGGCTGCTGCGCCGGGCGAGCAATTCCAATTCCCGCTTTTCCGTGGGAAGTGTGTGGGTTTGTTGCCCGAGCACGAGTTGTAGCCGGTGCTCGACATCGCGGAGGAACTCGTAGGCGGTGGCCAGGCGAAAGTAGTCTCGCCCGGTGAGATAGCCCTTGTCATGAAGCCTCTGGAGCGCAAAAAGGGTGCTGCCCGAGCGGAGCCAGGGGTCCTTGCCGCCATAAAGCCGCTGCAAACATTGGGCCAGAAATTCAATGTCCCGGATCCCGCCGCGGTCAAGCTTGACGTTGATCGGCAGGCGTTTCTTGCGTCCCGAAGTTGCGGGACGAACTTGCTGGCGCGAGATTTCTTCGCGGGCATTAAGAACTGCCTCCACCGCAGCCAGGTTCGGTTCGTGCTGATAGACCAGCGGCAAAACCTGCTGGAGAAATTCCCGCGCCGTGGCCGGGTCGCCAGCCGACCAGCGCGTCTTGATGAGCATTTGCTGCTCCCACTCGCGGCCGCGCGTGCGGTAGTAGTCCAACGCTACCGGCACGCTCACCGCAATGTCACCCTCCTGGCCCTGCGGCCGAAGACGAAGGTCCACCCGAAAGACCGCCCCTTCCGAAGTAAACGCCGTGATCAACTTGAGAACGGCGTGGGCAAGACGAACAAAGAACTCAGAATTGGCAATACGACTCGGCTCCGCCCCGACGCCGCTGGTCGTGCCTTCATGGCTGTAGAGAAAGAGCAGGTCAATATCGGAGTTGTAGTTCAGCTCCACCCCGCCGAGTTTGCCGAGCGAGAGGATCGCAAGCTGTGCCTCGATGCGCCGGCCCTGGTTATCGAGCGATTGCGGCGCGCCGTATTCGGCTTGAAGGCGCTGAAGGGCGAACCGCAACGCTTTCTCGAGCAGCACATCGGCCAACGTGCTCAGTTCGGCGGTGCATTCCGCCAGTGTGGACACGCCCAGCACATCTTTCAGCGTGATGCGGAGGTATTCCCGACGCTTGAAGCGCGCCAGACGCACCGACGGGTCGTCCTCAAACGAAGTTGCTTCAAAGCGAGCCAGCTCCTCCAGCAGGTCTTCACGGGATTTGCTTCGCCCCAGGTTCCGGTCGCGATGCAGCCACTGGATCACTGCCGGCTGCTGGATCAGGGTCTCTGACAGGAAGCGCGAGTGGCTGAAGAGCAAAAGCAAATAGTGGAGGGCGGCGGGAAAGCGGTTGAGGTATTCAGTGACTTCCACCGCGCAGCTTACCGAGAAGCGTTCCAGGAAATTGAGCGCACCATCGGGATCCGGAACCTGAGAAAGCTGCGTCGGGAGAGCGGCGTAGAGCGGCGTCGGCAGGCGCTGCTGCAAAAGGGCAAGGTTGGTTTCAGCGCGCTTCGGTTCGACAAAAGCAATACCCGTGAAAGCCGCGTCCATGGGCTTCCCGCTTCCTCGGCCTTTTTATATCACAAGGCACGCGAACATGGGCGGGAATCGGCTGCGTTCAAAGCGAGTCAGGACAGGTTGCCAACCGCCGCGTCGGGAGGAGAGCGAACTGCGGCGCTTGTCTCCGGCCACAAGGCGCGCTTGCCAGCGGGATAAACCAAACGGCGGGCTGCCGGCCACCGCTTCCGGAACCGGAACTAGATGTCGTAGTACAGGGCAAACTCGTACGGATGCGGCCGCATGCGCATCGCGTTCACTTCGTTTTTCATCTTGTAGTCGATCCACAGTTCGATGACTTCCTCAGTGAACACGTCGCCTTTGAGCAGGAACTGGTGATCCTTCTCCAGGGCTCGCAGCGATTCTTCGAGTGAGCCCGGCAGCGACGGCACATTTTTCAGCTCCTCCGGGCTCAGGTCGTAGATATCCTTGTCGAGCGGCTCTCCCGGATCGATCTTGTTCTCGATGCCGTCGAGGCCGGCCAGCAACATCCCCGAAAAAGCAAGATAGGGATTGCAGGAAGGATCCGGCGGGCGAAACTCGACCCGCTTGGCCTTGGGACTCACCGAATACATCGGAATCCGGCACGCGGCTGAGCGATTGCGGCGGGAATAAGCCAGATTCACCGGCGCTTCGAACCCGGGCACCAGGCGCTTGTAGGAATTGGTCGTCGGCGCAACCAGAGCGGCCATGGCGGGAGCGTGTTTGAGCAAACCGCCGATGTACCACAAAGCCATCTGGCTCAGCCCGGCATACCGGTCGCCGGCAAAGAGCGGCTTCTCCTTGAACCACAACGATTGGTGGGTGTGCATGCCGGAACCGTTATCTTGGAAAAGCGGCTTGGGCATGAAGGTGACGGTCTTGCCGTATTGAGCCGCCACGTTGCGGGCAATGTATTTGTAGAGCATCATGTTGTCGGCGGAACGGAGGAGCTTGCCGAACTTCAAGTCGATCTCGGTTTGGCCGCCGGTGGCTACCTCGTGGTGGTGGCATTCGACCTCAAGGCCGCACTGCTCCATCATCAGCGTCATCTCGCTGCGCAAGTCCTGATAATGGTCCGTCGGCGGCACCGGGAAGTAGCCCTCCTTGTAACGAGGACGGTAGCCGAGGTTGTGCCCCTCGCGCCCGGAGTTCCACCGGCCTTCCTCGGCATCAATGAAATAAAAGCCGTGCTGCTCGCGCTGGTCAAACCGAATGCTGTCAAAAATGAAGAACTCAGCTTCGGCGCCGAAGTAGGCCGTATCGGCAATTCCCGAATAGCTGAGGTACGCCTCCGCTTTGCGAGCAATGTAGCGCGGGTCGCGGGGGTAGTTCTGCTTCGTCACCGGATCAATGATGTCCCCGATCATGCACAGCGTCGGGGTGTCGCGGAAGGGATCCATCAGGTGCCAGGTGGGATCGGGCACGAGCAGCATATCCGACTCGTGAATAGCCGCCCAACCGCGAATTGACGAGCCGTCAATCCCGAACCCGTCTTCGAAGGATTTCTCAGTAAGCTGGTGAATCGGGAAGGAAATGTGATGCCACAACCCCGGCAGGTCGGTGAATCGTATGTCCACGATCTTGGCGTTGTTCTTCTGCGCGAATTCCAAAACACTTTTCGGATCCATTCGCCTTCTCCTCGGTCAATTGGCCGGCGGGAATTTTAACCGCCGAACATAGCCCATCCTCTTGCGTTCGTCAATAGTCTGCGAGGCCGCGGAGCAGGCAAGAAGTGGCGAAAGGAATTGACGCTGGAGTTTTTTTCTGCTATTCGTTTCCTCGGAAAAGCGTCATCGGGCCCGTCGCCCTTCTTCCTTGAAATTTGTCTGCATCCGGAGGCAAAGAGTCTCGCAACGCGAAATATGTTTGTACCCAAGAAAATTTTCCTGACCAAGGGCGTCGGAAAACACCGCGAGCGACTTTCAAGCTTTGAGCTGGCGCTGCGTTCGGCCGGCATTGCCGCGTGCAATCTTGTCCGCGTCTCGAGTATCTTCCCGCCGCATTGCAAGCTGATATCGCGTACCGAAGGCCTCAAATTACTCAGCCCCGGCGAGGTCATCTTCTCCGTCCTGAGCGAAAACGCCAGCCGCGAGCCGCACCGCCTGATTGCCGCCTCCATCGGCGTGGCGCTCCCGGCGGACAAATCCATGTATGGCTATCTCTCCGAGCACCATTCGTTCGGCGAGCCGGAAGACGTGGCCGGCGACTATGCGGAAGAACTGGCAGCCGAAATGCTCGCCACCACCCTTAACGTCGAATTTGACTCCGACCTCAACTGGGATGAAAAGAAGGAGATCTATCGCATCTCCAACAAAATTGTCCGCACGATGAACGTCACCCAGTCCGCTGTCGGCGACAAGCGGGGCTTCTGGACCACCGTGCTCGCTTGCGCCGTGCTCATCGGCGAAGCTTAGCGCCGTTTGAACCCGATGTGCCCGCTCTAGAATGACGGGGCTGGCTGGCACCGGGCGGGCTGAGTAGCGGCGATAAGCGAAGAGACGAGCGGAAACGCGGCTACCTTCGAGTCTTGGAATGTCTCCGGCGACGCCCCGCGCTTCCGCGGAAGTAACCTAGGCGTTCGAGCACGGAACCCGCCACGAGCGGCAGCGCCACGGTCGCGTCTTCCAGCACCTCGGCAAACCGCCCACCTTCTTCCGCCGGAATGAATTTTCCCCAGGAAATGGCCTCCGAGTACGTGCTTCCGGAAAGCCCGCCCCAGTGGGCCGGCTCGGGACAGATGCGCACTCCGTAGCGGTAGCGCTTCAGCGGCATCTTCACCAACCCGCGGCGGACGAGCAGCTCAATGTACACGCCGAACTGCTGCGACCAATTGCGCGGAACGCCGCCACCGATCGTGAAAATCCCCAGGCGCTTTTGCCGCGCCAGCGTTGTGGCGAAGTAGTCGAAATCCTCGAACGGGTCATAACGCAGCTTGACTTGCCCGCTGCGTTCCCGCTCGCGCATTTCGAGAGCGAAATCGATGCCAAGTTCTGAGTCGGTGAAGGCGGGCACGAAGACCGGCACACCTCGCTCGTACGCGGAACGGAGAATGCCTCGCTTGCCGCCGGCCCGCCCCGTACCCATGCGGTACGGGGCCCGGGCAAGGTACTCGCCAATCCGGTGATTCAACTTCCAGCTACACACCGCCTCATTTGGATCCCATCGGCGGAAAATCGCCTGCAACACTTTCTCCACATGATCCAAGTTGACCTCAGGCTCGAGCGAGTCGTAAACGCGGTTGTAACCTGCCAGGAAAAGTTCCGCGTCGTTCATCTTTTCGTCATAACGAAAGTGCGAGCGCCCGGTGGCCTCGACCAGGCCGTGCGCCATCAGCGCGCCCGTGGAGACGATCGCCTGCACCGCTCCGGAGTCGATCAAATCGCAGATGACCAGGCCCATCTTGGCCACGGTCATGGCGCCGGAAAGCGTCAAGACAACGAAACACTCTCGGTCGCGCACCATCGCTTCCAGGACGTCGGCGGCATCGCCCACCTGCCGCGCCGTGAACGCGGTCCGCCCCATCGCCCGCACCAGATCATCGATGGAATGAAGGCGCGAAAGGTCGAGCGGATAAATGGGGGCGAGCTTATCCTTGATGGGGTCGTGCAGGCGTCGCGCAATTTTCTTTGCCATTCGCTCTCCTCGAATGTAAGGTATGCGGGGTCGGCTCGCCCCGCCCTGCGGGACCAAAAACCAAACGGCCCCGGCGCGCAATACGCCGAGATAGTACAAAACATTGCGCACCGGCAGCAATCAGACTTTGCTCCATGGAAATCGTCGGCCAACCCGGCAAACAGCAAACGATCAATCCGCCGCCTAACTTCGGCGACTTGCCCGCAGAACACTCGCGCTATGAAACGGCGCGGGTCGTCGTCTGGCCGGTGCCGTTCGAGCGAACCACAACCTACAAACACGGCACCAGCCGGGGGCCCGGGGCCATCATTGACGCCTCGCGGAACATGGAGACATACGACGACGAACTGGGCTGCGAGATTTTCGAAAAGATCGGCGGCATTGCCACGGCCGCGCCGCTGCCCACGCAAGAAGCACCCCTCGAAAAAGTCATAGCCGACCTGCACACTGCCGCCTTGCAGTTTCTATCCGATGGAAAATGCTTCGTGATGCTCGGCGGCGAACACTCGATCACCGCGCCGGCCGTCGCCGCCTGCGCCAAGAAATTTCCCCATCTTTCGGTGCTCCAGATTGACGCCCATGCCGATCTGCGCGACACGTATCAGGAGAGCAAGTGGAGCCATGCCTGCGCCATGCGCCGGGTCGTGGAAATCTGCCCCGCTGTCCAGGTCGGCATCCGCGCCATCTCTTCGGAAGAAGCGGAAATCATTCCCCGGTTACCGACCAAAATTTTCTGGGCAAAAGACATCGCTCACCGGCCGCCGGAAGAGTGGGTGCCGCATGTCGTGGCATCCCTGACAGAAAATGTCTATCTGACGGTGGATCTCGACGGATTCGATCCATCCTATGTGCCCGCCACCGGCACACCCGAGCCCGGCGGCTTGAACTGGCACCAGGTCACTTCCCTCATCCGCGAAGTTGCCCGCAAAAGGAAGATTGTCTCCATGGATGTCGTCGAATTGCTTCCTCAGCCCGGCGACCACGCTTCCGACTTCCTCGCCGCCAAACTCATTTACAAAGCAATTGGGTACATCTTTTTGCGATAGGCGGCTATGAACAGTCTGCCGTTCGGGACATCGGAAAGGATTTGCCTTTTCTGAGTACCAGGCAGCCTGTTACCGCACGAATCGCGCCGCGACCGCCAATGGTAGTTCATGGTTCCCTTTCCTGTGCTCACCTGCTAGGATAGACGCCCACGGGCGGTCGTCGGCACCGCAGTTCCATCGGTTGAATTAACTCTCAGTTGGTCGCGCAAGGAATCGTGTTGGCTGGTCTCGGGAAACCCGAGGCGACAAGGAGGCTCTATGAAACGGATTTTCGCGTTTGCACTTTTCGCGATGCTTGTTGCTTCGCCTCTGATCTTGATGGAGCAGCCCGTCCATGCGGACAGGCGAGTGCCCCGCATCGGTCCGATTCAGCAAGTCACGGATG
The Candidatus Acidiferrales bacterium DNA segment above includes these coding regions:
- a CDS encoding arginine decarboxylase, pyruvoyl-dependent, with amino-acid sequence MFVPKKIFLTKGVGKHRERLSSFELALRSAGIAACNLVRVSSIFPPHCKLISRTEGLKLLSPGEVIFSVLSENASREPHRLIAASIGVALPADKSMYGYLSEHHSFGEPEDVAGDYAEELAAEMLATTLNVEFDSDLNWDEKKEIYRISNKIVRTMNVTQSAVGDKRGFWTTVLACAVLIGEA
- the glnA gene encoding type I glutamate--ammonia ligase, which encodes MDPKSVLEFAQKNNAKIVDIRFTDLPGLWHHISFPIHQLTEKSFEDGFGIDGSSIRGWAAIHESDMLLVPDPTWHLMDPFRDTPTLCMIGDIIDPVTKQNYPRDPRYIARKAEAYLSYSGIADTAYFGAEAEFFIFDSIRFDQREQHGFYFIDAEEGRWNSGREGHNLGYRPRYKEGYFPVPPTDHYQDLRSEMTLMMEQCGLEVECHHHEVATGGQTEIDLKFGKLLRSADNMMLYKYIARNVAAQYGKTVTFMPKPLFQDNGSGMHTHQSLWFKEKPLFAGDRYAGLSQMALWYIGGLLKHAPAMAALVAPTTNSYKRLVPGFEAPVNLAYSRRNRSAACRIPMYSVSPKAKRVEFRPPDPSCNPYLAFSGMLLAGLDGIENKIDPGEPLDKDIYDLSPEELKNVPSLPGSLEESLRALEKDHQFLLKGDVFTEEVIELWIDYKMKNEVNAMRMRPHPYEFALYYDI
- a CDS encoding aconitase family protein produces the protein MGRSLAYKIIEEHLVEGKMEPGAEIALRVDQTLTQDATGTMAYLQFEAMGIPRVRTKLSVSYVDHNMLQTGFENADDHRFLQTIAAKYGIHFSRPGNGICHQVHLERFSSPGQTLLGSDSHTPTSGGAGMLAIGAGGLDVAVAMGGGPFYTTMPKILGVRLKGKLQPWVSGKDIILEMLRRLTVKGGVGKIIEYFGEGVVSLSVPERSTITNMGAELGATTSIFPSDDLTRAYLRAQGRDKVWKPLAPDPDATYDELIELDLNALEPLIAQPHSPDNVVKVRDVEGTRVDQVCVGSCTNSSFRDLMVVGKVLKGKIVHPHVSLTVTPGSRQVYEMVSQA
- the speB gene encoding agmatinase → MEIVGQPGKQQTINPPPNFGDLPAEHSRYETARVVVWPVPFERTTTYKHGTSRGPGAIIDASRNMETYDDELGCEIFEKIGGIATAAPLPTQEAPLEKVIADLHTAALQFLSDGKCFVMLGGEHSITAPAVAACAKKFPHLSVLQIDAHADLRDTYQESKWSHACAMRRVVEICPAVQVGIRAISSEEAEIIPRLPTKIFWAKDIAHRPPEEWVPHVVASLTENVYLTVDLDGFDPSYVPATGTPEPGGLNWHQVTSLIREVARKRKIVSMDVVELLPQPGDHASDFLAAKLIYKAIGYIFLR
- a CDS encoding deoxyhypusine synthase family protein, giving the protein MAKKIARRLHDPIKDKLAPIYPLDLSRLHSIDDLVRAMGRTAFTARQVGDAADVLEAMVRDRECFVVLTLSGAMTVAKMGLVICDLIDSGAVQAIVSTGALMAHGLVEATGRSHFRYDEKMNDAELFLAGYNRVYDSLEPEVNLDHVEKVLQAIFRRWDPNEAVCSWKLNHRIGEYLARAPYRMGTGRAGGKRGILRSAYERGVPVFVPAFTDSELGIDFALEMRERERSGQVKLRYDPFEDFDYFATTLARQKRLGIFTIGGGVPRNWSQQFGVYIELLVRRGLVKMPLKRYRYGVRICPEPAHWGGLSGSTYSEAISWGKFIPAEEGGRFAEVLEDATVALPLVAGSVLERLGYFRGSAGRRRRHSKTRR